One genomic window of Luteitalea pratensis includes the following:
- the recA gene encoding recombinase RecA, producing the protein MPVDDLKERARAIEMAVGQIEKQFGKGSIMRLGQKDAVAIPSISTGSISLDYALGVGGVPRGRVIEVFGPESSGKTTLALQVIAQAQKLGGMAAFVDAEHALDASYAQKLGVNLEDLLVSQPDNGEQALEIVEVLVRSGSVDVIVVDSVAALVPRAEIEGEMGDQQMGLQARLMSQALRKLTGAVSKSKTCLIFINQLREKIGVMFGNPETTTGGRALKFYSSVRIDIRRIGAIKDGDQVTGGRTRVKVVKNKVAPPFREAEFDVMYGEGISKEGDLLDLAVERKIVDKSGTWFSYSGERLGQGRENVKQFLKDNPATYQAIDERLRKELGLAPATAEPVAG; encoded by the coding sequence ATGCCCGTTGACGACCTGAAGGAACGTGCCCGCGCCATCGAGATGGCCGTCGGCCAGATCGAGAAGCAGTTCGGCAAGGGCTCCATCATGCGGTTGGGTCAGAAGGACGCCGTCGCGATCCCGAGCATCTCGACTGGCTCCATCAGCCTCGACTATGCGCTCGGAGTCGGCGGCGTGCCGCGTGGCCGCGTGATCGAGGTCTTCGGCCCGGAGTCCTCGGGCAAGACGACACTGGCGCTGCAGGTGATCGCGCAGGCGCAGAAGCTGGGTGGGATGGCGGCGTTCGTGGATGCCGAGCACGCGCTGGACGCCTCGTATGCGCAGAAGCTCGGCGTGAACCTCGAGGACCTGCTGGTGTCGCAGCCTGACAACGGCGAGCAGGCGCTGGAGATCGTCGAAGTGCTGGTGCGTTCGGGCAGCGTGGACGTGATCGTGGTCGACTCGGTGGCCGCCCTGGTTCCGCGGGCCGAGATCGAGGGTGAGATGGGCGACCAGCAGATGGGCCTGCAGGCCCGGCTGATGTCGCAGGCGCTGCGCAAGCTCACGGGCGCGGTTTCGAAGAGCAAGACCTGCCTGATCTTCATCAACCAACTGCGCGAGAAGATCGGCGTGATGTTCGGCAACCCGGAAACGACCACCGGTGGCCGGGCGCTGAAGTTCTACTCGTCGGTGCGTATCGACATCCGCCGCATCGGCGCGATCAAGGACGGCGATCAGGTGACGGGGGGCCGGACGCGCGTCAAGGTCGTGAAGAACAAGGTCGCGCCGCCCTTCCGTGAGGCCGAGTTCGACGTGATGTACGGCGAGGGCATCTCGAAGGAAGGCGACCTGCTCGACCTCGCGGTGGAGCGCAAGATCGTCGACAAGAGCGGCACCTGGTTCTCGTACAGCGGCGAGCGGCTCGGGCAGGGCCGCGAGAACGTCAAGCAGTTCCTGAAAGACAATCCGGCGACGTACCAGGCGATCGACGAGCGCCTGCGCAAGGAGTTGGGGCTGGCCCCGGCCACGGCCGAACCGGTCGCCGGCTAG
- a CDS encoding metal-dependent hydrolase: protein MPSPVGHALAGLAVGVLAAGPRNLVRSLDPPAARRPIDTALLAMLPMAALGVLPDFDLLFGVHSMYTHSLGAVVAVLLVARVVTGAWRWAIAASLAYASHILLDWLGHDTTAPIGIMALWPITPAYFQSDLHLFLPISRRYWVQGFLAHNLSAVAREIVCIGPFAFLAYWRLTHVAGKRM, encoded by the coding sequence ATGCCCAGCCCCGTGGGGCACGCACTGGCCGGCCTGGCGGTGGGCGTGCTCGCCGCCGGTCCGCGAAACCTCGTCCGCTCCCTCGACCCGCCTGCCGCACGCCGTCCCATCGACACCGCCCTGCTTGCCATGTTGCCCATGGCAGCGCTGGGGGTCTTGCCGGACTTCGATCTGCTGTTCGGCGTCCATTCGATGTACACGCACAGTCTCGGCGCGGTCGTCGCGGTGCTCCTCGTCGCTCGCGTCGTCACGGGGGCGTGGCGCTGGGCCATTGCCGCCAGCCTGGCCTACGCCAGCCATATCCTGCTCGACTGGCTGGGCCACGACACGACGGCCCCGATCGGGATCATGGCCCTCTGGCCAATCACACCAGCCTACTTCCAGTCCGACCTGCACCTGTTCCTGCCGATTTCACGCCGCTACTGGGTGCAGGGTTTCCTCGCCCACAACCTCTCCGCGGTGGCACGCGAAATCGTCTGCATCGGGCCGTTCGCCTTCCTTGCGTACTGGCGCCTCACGCACGTCGCCGGCAAGCGCATGTAG